From Epinephelus lanceolatus isolate andai-2023 chromosome 5, ASM4190304v1, whole genome shotgun sequence, the proteins below share one genomic window:
- the LOC117262661 gene encoding ras-related and estrogen-regulated growth inhibitor-like protein, whose product MGDLFTPPTCVSYNKSSQPAAAASSSSSSASHGSQRLLFAVSLNMDANIVVMGTESVGKSALTVRLLTRRFIGEYGDIESIYSHSFMVDGREITLNIWDSPYSGDLSEETSLFKKKVQWADGYVLVYSICDRASFNAVSRLIQTIKSTKDYLNTDKAPIVIVGNKRDLHHRRTVLSEEGRLLALNTDCHFYEVSAAENYHSVLVVFHGLVDRLKDAKVTTKRPLGFRGIVKSMSAVFARRRTDSL is encoded by the exons atgggTGATTTGTTTACCCCGCCCACCTGTGTGTCCTATAATAAGAGCTCCCAGCCGGCAgcagcagcctcctcctcctcctcctccgcctcacATGGATCCCAGCGGCTCCTCTTTGCTGTCTCGCTGAACATGGATGCCAACATTGTTGTTATGGGGACAGAAAGCGTCGGGAAATCAG CTCTGACTGTGCGCCTCTTAACTCGACGCTTCATCGGAGAGTATGGAGATATTG AATCCATCTACAGTCACAGTTTTATGGTCGATGGGAGGGAAATCACTCTCAACATCTGGGACTCACCTTATTCTGGG GATTTGTCTGAGGAGACGTCACTCTTTAAGAAGAAGGTCCAGTGGGCAGATGGCTACGTCCTCGTCTACAGCATCTGCGACAGGGCCAGTTTCAATGCCGTCAGCAGGCTCATTCAGACTATCAAGTCCACTAAAGACTACCTGAACACAGACAAAGCGCCCATAGTGATTGTGGGCAACAAGAGGGACCTGCACCACAGGCGGACAGTGCTGAGCGAGGAGGGCCGGCTGCTGGCTCTCAACACGGACTGCCACTTCTATGAGGTGTCGGCTGCCGAGAACTACCACAGCGTGCTCGTGGTGTTTCACGGGCTGGTGGACAGGTTGAAGGATGCCAAGGTGACAACAAAGAGGCCTCTGGGGTTCAGGGGCATAGTGAAAAGCATGTCTGCGGTGTTTGCCCGGAGACGGACAGACTCCTTGTAG